In the Armatimonadota bacterium genome, CGCGTGGGCCTGCCGGCGGTCGGGGCCGGGCGCACCCTGGCCGAGGCGCTGGCCCCGGCCGTGCTGACCGCCCGGGGCGTGCGGGTCGCGTTCCTGGGCCTGGCCTCGACCCTCCCGGTGGGGAGCGCCGCCGCCCCCGACCGGCCGGGCATCGCGCCGGTGCACGTCACGACGCTGTACGTGGTCGACAGCGCCGGGCTGGACGAGACGCCCGGCAAGGCGCCCTACGTCGAGACGCGGTGCTGGCCCGGTGACGTGGAGGCGGCGGCCGAGGCGACCGCACAGGCCAAGCGCCAGGCCGACGTCGTGGTGGTCGGTGTGCACTGGGGCGTGCCCCACGGGTTCGTCGCGGCCTTCCAGAGCCCGGTGGCCGCCTACCAGCGACCGCTGGCCGAAGCGCTCATCGACGCCGGCGCCGACGTCGTGGTCGGCCACCATCCCCATGTGCTGCACGGCATCGACGCCATCGGGGGGCGGCCCGTCTTCTACAGCCTGGGCAACTTCCTCTTCCACTCGGTGACGCCGGGCCGGTTCCCCGTGTTGCGGCGGCCCGACCCGCCCTATTCATGGAAGAGCCTGCGCTCGCCGGTCAACCTCGACTCGGTGATCGCCCTGGTCACCTGCGACGCCGGCGGCGTGCGCGACGTCGAGCTCGTCCCCGTGGTGATGAACGCCGAGGGCGATCCCGAGCTGGCCACCGGCACCGATGCGGCGCGCATCCTGGCCAGCCTGGCGGACCAGTCGGCACCCTACGGCGTGACGATCACCGTCGTTGGCGACCGCGGGCGGGTGGCCCTGCAGCCGGCCGGGGTGGCGCGGTGAGCCCCATGGACGTGACCATCGTCGGTGCGGGCGCCATCGGCGGCACGCTCGGCGCCTACCTGGCGCGGGCCGGGCATGCCGTCACCTTCGTGGATGCGGCCGCCGACCACGTGGCGGCCATCAACGCCCGCGGGCTCACCATCGAGGGCCAGCGGGAGACGTTCACCGTGCGGGCGCCGGCGCTGCTGCCGGCGCAGCTCCGCGGGCCGCTGGGCATGGTGTTCCTGGCGGTGAAGACGATGCACACCGAGGTGGCCACGGCGCAGATCGCCCCCCACCTGGCGCCCGACGGTGCCATCGTCTCGATGCAGAACGGCTTCAACGAGGAGCGCATCGCCGCCATCGTGGGCCCCGCGCGCACCATCGGGGCTTTCGTCAACTTCGGCGCCGACTACCAGGAGCCCGGGCGCATCCTCTACGGGGGCGGGGGCGCTCTGGTGATCGGGGAGCTGGACGGGCGGATCACCGACCGGGTGCGGGCGCTCGTGGACGCGCTGCGGACGGCGTTCCTCCCCCACACGCAGGCCACCGACAACATCTGGGGCTACCTCTGGGGCAAACACGCCTACGCCGCCATGCTCAAGGCCACCGCGCTGGTCGACGCGCCTATCGCGGACGTGCTGGCCGATCCCGGCGCGCGGCCGATGCTGGCCAACCTCGCGGCCGAGGTCCTGGCGGTCGCGGCGGCCGAGGGCGTGCGGCCCGAGGGCTTCGACGGCTTCGAGCCCGACGCGTTCGTGTTCCCGCCGCGCCGCGATCCCGCGCGCCTGGCCGCCAGCC is a window encoding:
- a CDS encoding CapA family protein, with the translated sequence MREPITIALTGDLMLERPITPAGGGRSPGSAAVWEVFHQADLVFVNLEVPLTTRGAPADKHVAFRADPQLAGELRAAGIDVVTLANNHMLDYGPEGLFDTLEALQRVGLPAVGAGRTLAEALAPAVLTARGVRVAFLGLASTLPVGSAAAPDRPGIAPVHVTTLYVVDSAGLDETPGKAPYVETRCWPGDVEAAAEATAQAKRQADVVVVGVHWGVPHGFVAAFQSPVAAYQRPLAEALIDAGADVVVGHHPHVLHGIDAIGGRPVFYSLGNFLFHSVTPGRFPVLRRPDPPYSWKSLRSPVNLDSVIALVTCDAGGVRDVELVPVVMNAEGDPELATGTDAARILASLADQSAPYGVTITVVGDRGRVALQPAGVAR
- a CDS encoding 2-dehydropantoate 2-reductase, which encodes MDVTIVGAGAIGGTLGAYLARAGHAVTFVDAAADHVAAINARGLTIEGQRETFTVRAPALLPAQLRGPLGMVFLAVKTMHTEVATAQIAPHLAPDGAIVSMQNGFNEERIAAIVGPARTIGAFVNFGADYQEPGRILYGGGGALVIGELDGRITDRVRALVDALRTAFLPHTQATDNIWGYLWGKHAYAAMLKATALVDAPIADVLADPGARPMLANLAAEVLAVAAAEGVRPEGFDGFEPDAFVFPPRRDPARLAASLDRLVAFNRASLKAKSGVWRDLAVRRRKTEVAWVVGELRARAGRHGLHIPLVEAVGQMIGEIEAGTRQMSWDNIRQLEALNARVYGPDATAGGPARAADPSERTAGRPGGGPPTAPAAGAGTATAEAAAAGEATDGV